In Campylobacter sp. VBCF_01 NA2, one DNA window encodes the following:
- a CDS encoding endonuclease MutS2, with translation MNIDELFKKLDLSEYLAKFNSYLAREKPLFLHGDSKINFEKINEFAKFDINPCETIANLDDALMRLGKHAVLHISEIYEFSKIIRYFLYLKRQNFEGKLRAYLDKIEIPDSIKAIKDYFDENGAFKDSVDERFIALNEAYKIKREEINQTLKKLIYTKSISPYLADTQIHYINDSETLLVRGGFNHALKGAVLGRSANGYFYVAPDAVTALKSAQSAILDKKEEIIFEHCKIISSNFTKNLPFLKFINLAFDEIDGLIARAQMMRANDYEIVLADSSKDIVISEFAHPALKNPKKISVEFRGKILLITGVNAGGKSMLLKSIMSACLLGKYLLPMRICAQKSKIGSFKEFELIMEDPQNAKNDISTFAGRMVAFSKLFGRKDMIVGVDEIELGTDFEEAASLYSAMIERLMQNDIKMVITTHHKRLAMLLAKDANVELIAALYDEKNSVPKYEFLKGIIGKSYAFETALRYGIAQNLVAAARQNYGENKENLNEAISKAINLELELKQKLIATEQKERKLDALTATLKEQKENAQNELAATISRLENEYYHAISEAKRTVRLNDTKEKQRAINHANELVKAISKPEFSASEPVDFKVGDRVKYGKIKGEIVSLNKTMAMIESDGIRLRVPRDMLKLSGNQPAPAPNKISIKVEKPREASLVLDLHGLRADEAITRLDKFISQSLVMGFDEVIVKHGIGTGKLAYAVKEFLKSHPSVKDFRDGAPNEGGFGSKVVKL, from the coding sequence ATGAACATAGACGAGCTGTTTAAAAAACTCGATTTAAGCGAGTATTTGGCGAAATTTAACTCATATTTGGCGCGCGAAAAACCGCTATTTTTGCACGGCGATAGCAAGATAAATTTCGAAAAAATAAATGAATTCGCTAAATTTGACATAAATCCTTGCGAAACTATCGCTAATCTCGATGACGCGCTAATGCGCCTTGGCAAACACGCCGTGCTTCACATAAGCGAAATTTACGAATTTAGCAAGATTATCCGCTATTTTTTGTATCTAAAAAGGCAAAACTTCGAAGGAAAACTGCGCGCATACCTTGATAAAATCGAAATTCCAGATAGCATAAAAGCCATAAAAGACTATTTTGACGAAAACGGCGCCTTCAAAGACAGCGTCGATGAGCGTTTCATCGCGCTAAATGAGGCTTACAAAATCAAGCGCGAAGAGATTAATCAAACCCTAAAAAAGCTAATCTACACAAAATCCATTTCGCCCTACCTAGCCGACACGCAGATTCACTATATCAACGACAGCGAGACGCTTTTGGTGCGGGGCGGATTTAACCACGCGCTAAAAGGCGCAGTTTTGGGGCGCTCGGCCAATGGGTATTTTTATGTCGCACCCGATGCTGTAACCGCGCTCAAATCGGCTCAAAGTGCGATTTTGGATAAAAAAGAAGAAATCATTTTCGAGCATTGTAAAATAATTAGTTCAAATTTCACCAAAAATTTGCCGTTTTTGAAATTTATAAACTTAGCTTTCGACGAAATCGACGGACTTATCGCAAGAGCGCAGATGATGAGAGCAAATGACTACGAAATCGTGCTAGCCGATAGTTCAAAAGATATAGTAATTAGCGAATTTGCACACCCTGCGCTAAAAAATCCTAAAAAAATCAGCGTGGAATTTCGTGGCAAAATTTTGCTGATTACTGGCGTAAATGCCGGCGGAAAATCCATGCTTTTAAAAAGCATAATGAGTGCGTGCCTGCTAGGCAAATACCTGCTTCCTATGCGAATTTGCGCCCAAAAAAGCAAGATTGGCTCGTTTAAGGAATTTGAGCTAATCATGGAAGATCCGCAAAATGCCAAAAACGATATCTCCACATTTGCTGGGCGCATGGTCGCATTTAGCAAGCTTTTTGGGCGCAAGGATATGATTGTGGGTGTCGATGAAATCGAGCTAGGAACTGATTTCGAGGAGGCTGCGAGCCTGTATAGCGCGATGATAGAGCGTCTCATGCAAAACGATATCAAAATGGTCATCACCACCCACCACAAACGCCTCGCAATGCTTTTGGCAAAAGACGCCAATGTCGAGCTAATCGCCGCGCTGTATGATGAGAAAAACAGCGTCCCAAAATACGAATTTTTAAAGGGCATTATCGGCAAGTCTTATGCCTTTGAAACAGCGCTTCGTTACGGCATAGCGCAAAATTTAGTCGCAGCCGCGCGCCAAAATTACGGCGAAAATAAAGAGAATTTAAACGAAGCAATCTCAAAAGCGATAAATTTAGAGCTAGAATTAAAGCAAAAACTAATCGCCACCGAGCAAAAAGAGCGCAAACTCGACGCCCTAACTGCCACGCTAAAAGAGCAAAAAGAAAACGCACAAAACGAGCTAGCTGCCACGATTTCTAGGCTAGAAAACGAGTATTACCACGCTATAAGCGAGGCCAAACGCACGGTTAGGCTAAATGATACCAAAGAAAAGCAACGCGCTATAAACCACGCAAACGAGCTAGTTAAGGCGATTTCTAAACCGGAATTTAGTGCCAGCGAGCCTGTGGATTTCAAGGTCGGCGATCGCGTAAAATACGGCAAAATCAAGGGCGAAATCGTAAGCCTAAACAAAACTATGGCGATGATTGAAAGCGACGGAATAAGGCTTCGTGTGCCACGCGATATGCTAAAACTAAGCGGAAATCAGCCAGCCCCAGCGCCAAATAAAATCAGCATAAAGGTCGAAAAACCGCGCGAAGCCTCGCTAGTGTTAGATCTGCACGGACTACGCGCCGATGAGGCGATAACGCGCCTTGATAAATTCATCAGCCAAAGCCTTGTAATGGGCTTTGACGAGGTTATCGTAAAGCATGGAATCGGCACTGGCAAACTAGCCTACGCCGTAAAAGAGTTTCTCAAATCACACCCAAGCGTGAAAGATTTCCGCGACGGAGCCCCGAACGAAGGGGGTTTTGGAAGTAAGGTCGTCAAACTCTAA
- the murC gene encoding UDP-N-acetylmuramate--L-alanine ligase, translating into MKKVHFIGIGGIGISALARFLQERNYTISGSDISESPTTIKLRESGMDINTPHSAEAIKDQEVVVYSAAIKEDNVELVEAKRRGIKCLSRKEALPYVLKDKHVFAVAGAHGKSTTSAIASSLINGSVIIGAISKQFGSNMKYENSENIIFEADESDSSFLNSNPYVAVVTNAEPEHMDHYDNDLDKFHAAYRGFLERAKIRVINAEDEFLGSLNLSAIKLYPSRDITDLKMVLRDHQPYLSFNLKELGRFEVFGIGEHIAIDASLAILAAACETGLENIRQNLLNYKGIKKRFDILCANPNFVLIDDYGHHPTEIAATLKSAKEYAALLGISKITAIFQPHRYSRLKANLAGFKECFGEGVDLVILPVYAAGENPNGVDLKEEFKGLNPLFAERVFRNGEKIEFSDIFGVRHIINDGLVIGFGAGDITYQLRGEF; encoded by the coding sequence GTGAAAAAGGTTCATTTCATAGGCATTGGCGGTATCGGAATCAGCGCGCTGGCTAGATTTTTGCAGGAGCGAAACTACACGATTTCAGGCTCTGATATTTCAGAAAGCCCCACTACGATAAAACTACGCGAAAGCGGTATGGATATCAACACCCCGCACAGCGCAGAGGCGATAAAAGATCAAGAGGTCGTGGTGTATTCAGCCGCTATCAAAGAGGATAATGTCGAGCTAGTCGAAGCCAAAAGGCGCGGTATCAAATGCCTATCGCGCAAAGAAGCCTTGCCTTATGTGCTAAAAGACAAGCATGTATTTGCCGTGGCTGGGGCGCATGGCAAAAGCACCACGAGCGCGATTGCCTCATCGCTGATAAATGGCTCGGTTATCATCGGCGCGATTAGCAAGCAGTTTGGCTCAAATATGAAATACGAAAACAGCGAAAATATCATTTTCGAAGCCGACGAGAGCGATTCTAGCTTTCTTAACTCCAACCCTTATGTCGCAGTAGTAACCAACGCTGAGCCAGAACACATGGATCATTATGATAATGATTTAGACAAATTTCACGCCGCATATCGCGGATTTTTGGAAAGGGCTAAAATTCGCGTTATCAACGCCGAGGACGAATTTTTAGGCTCGTTAAATTTAAGCGCGATCAAACTCTACCCTTCGCGAGATATCACGGATCTAAAAATGGTTTTGCGTGATCATCAACCCTATCTTAGCTTCAATCTCAAAGAGCTTGGCAGATTTGAGGTTTTTGGGATTGGCGAGCATATCGCAATCGACGCATCGCTTGCGATTTTAGCCGCTGCGTGCGAGACGGGGCTAGAAAACATACGCCAAAATTTATTAAACTACAAAGGCATTAAAAAGCGTTTTGACATACTTTGCGCCAATCCAAATTTCGTCCTAATCGACGACTATGGTCATCACCCCACAGAGATCGCTGCTACGCTAAAAAGCGCGAAAGAATACGCCGCCTTACTAGGCATTAGCAAGATTACGGCGATTTTCCAGCCACACAGATACAGCAGGTTAAAGGCAAATTTAGCCGGGTTTAAAGAGTGCTTTGGTGAGGGTGTGGATTTGGTGATTTTGCCTGTGTATGCAGCCGGCGAGAACCCAAACGGCGTGGATTTAAAAGAGGAGTTTAAAGGCCTTAATCCGCTTTTTGCCGAGAGAGTATTTAGAAACGGCGAAAAGATCGAATTCAGCGATATTTTTGGCGTGCGCCATATCATCAATGACGGCCTAGTAATCGGCTTTGGCGCAGGTGATATCACATATCAGTTGCGTGGAGAATTTTAA
- the recR gene encoding recombination mediator RecR, whose protein sequence is MSANDKFEELVASFEKLPGVGKKSALRFAYYVSVQNSTLGLNLAHNIEEAVRGLKKCEICGAICEDEICEYCADEERESEKIAIVESPKDIFIFESNKIFNGKYFVLEDASEEIIDKLRAMIIQNGANELIFALTPSINSDGIMLYVEDKLSDLNLRFSKLAQGVPTGVSLDNIDMLSLMKAINGRTNI, encoded by the coding sequence ATGAGTGCAAATGATAAATTTGAAGAGCTAGTTGCTAGCTTTGAAAAGCTCCCGGGCGTGGGCAAAAAGTCGGCTTTGCGTTTTGCGTATTATGTCAGCGTGCAAAATTCAACCCTCGGGCTAAATTTAGCTCACAATATCGAAGAAGCTGTGCGGGGTCTGAAAAAATGTGAAATTTGCGGTGCGATTTGTGAGGACGAGATTTGCGAATACTGCGCCGATGAGGAGCGAGAGAGCGAGAAAATCGCCATTGTAGAGAGCCCAAAAGATATTTTTATCTTTGAGAGTAATAAAATTTTTAACGGCAAATATTTTGTCTTAGAAGACGCTAGCGAAGAAATCATCGACAAACTTCGCGCCATGATAATCCAAAATGGCGCAAATGAGCTGATTTTTGCGCTAACGCCTAGTATAAATTCAGACGGGATTATGCTCTATGTCGAGGATAAACTCTCTGATTTAAATTTGCGTTTTAGCAAGCTTGCCCAAGGCGTGCCAACTGGCGTAAGCTTGGATAATATAGATATGCTTTCGCTTATGAAGGCAATCAACGGGCGCACGAATATATAA
- a CDS encoding ArsS family sensor histidine kinase has product MKHSLITKITIFFVTAIILVCVLFITFGRIQMNKALGSMQANQINAVNYLLESYKRNNPPQDIESYFSNFGLELVKDKNLVQNVLISGKKYFAQETAIGEISSIEYNNTLFLNIKNNSMVVVFESIGTKNLNDPLWVGFLITIVVLFSLYLSILRSFAPLKKLSKNIKQFSLGNLEIDLKQIRREDEIGQVAHEFNNAIIKIQELIRSRQLFLRTIMHELKTPIGKGRLITEMLDDETQKTRLVAVFERLEILINEFAKIEQLLSKSYTLNYQKYHFSLILEQVRDMSMLDKWDSLVAENIEDDAIINVDFGLFALAIKNLIDNGLKYSSDHHVSVICDENKISVANHGAALEKSFEHYKQAFIRNKNEKATGMGLGLYIIDKICELHKFSFTYNYSDNTHYFSIIFNNPGSKK; this is encoded by the coding sequence ATGAAGCACTCTTTAATCACGAAAATTACGATATTTTTCGTAACTGCGATAATTTTGGTTTGCGTGCTGTTTATCACATTTGGGCGAATTCAAATGAACAAAGCCCTAGGTAGCATGCAAGCAAACCAAATCAACGCCGTAAATTACCTGCTAGAATCCTACAAACGAAACAACCCGCCACAAGATATCGAAAGCTATTTTTCAAATTTTGGCTTGGAGCTTGTCAAGGATAAAAATTTAGTCCAAAATGTCCTAATTTCAGGCAAAAAATACTTCGCGCAAGAAACTGCCATAGGCGAGATTAGCTCGATCGAGTATAACAACACTCTGTTTTTAAATATCAAAAACAACTCAATGGTCGTGGTTTTTGAGAGCATTGGCACCAAAAATTTAAACGATCCGCTCTGGGTGGGATTTTTGATTACTATTGTGGTTTTGTTTTCGCTGTATCTCTCGATTTTACGCAGTTTCGCGCCACTAAAAAAGCTTAGCAAAAACATAAAACAATTCTCACTTGGAAATTTAGAAATAGATTTAAAACAAATTCGCCGTGAAGACGAAATCGGCCAAGTAGCGCATGAATTTAACAACGCGATTATTAAAATTCAAGAGCTTATCCGCTCTCGACAGCTGTTTTTACGCACTATAATGCACGAGCTAAAAACCCCGATTGGCAAAGGCAGACTAATCACCGAAATGCTCGATGACGAGACGCAAAAGACGCGCCTTGTGGCTGTTTTTGAAAGGCTTGAAATTTTGATTAATGAATTTGCAAAAATCGAGCAACTTCTATCGAAAAGCTACACGCTAAATTACCAAAAATACCATTTTAGCCTGATTTTAGAGCAGGTTCGCGATATGTCAATGCTAGATAAATGGGATAGCTTAGTTGCCGAAAATATCGAAGATGACGCCATTATCAATGTCGATTTTGGGCTTTTTGCCTTGGCGATTAAAAATTTAATCGACAATGGCCTAAAATATTCCAGCGATCACCATGTCAGCGTGATTTGCGACGAAAACAAAATCAGCGTAGCCAACCACGGAGCCGCGCTTGAAAAATCCTTCGAGCACTACAAACAAGCCTTTATTCGTAACAAAAACGAAAAGGCCACTGGCATGGGGCTTGGGCTGTATATCATAGATAAAATTTGCGAACTTCACAAATTTAGCTTTACTTATAATTATTCAGATAATACACATTATTTTTCTATAATTTTCAACAATCCAGGCAGTAAAAAATGA
- a CDS encoding response regulator transcription factor — protein MVNVLMIEDDSEFATLLSEYLAKFNINVTNFEDPYIGLSAGIKNYDLLILDLTLPGMDGLEVCKEIREKYDIPIIISSARSDVSDKVVGLQIGADDYLPKPYDPKEMHARIMSLIRRYKKTIEKEETVADSVFRIDEKRHEIYFGEEALVLTPAEYEILEYLIKQHSFSVSREQLVYHCKSLKDKDSKSLDVIIGRLRTKIGDNSKSPKHIFSVRGIGYKLIG, from the coding sequence ATGGTAAATGTGCTTATGATCGAAGACGATAGCGAATTTGCTACTTTGCTAAGTGAATATTTGGCTAAATTTAATATCAATGTTACAAATTTCGAAGACCCATATATCGGACTAAGTGCCGGAATCAAAAACTATGATTTGCTAATTTTGGATTTAACTCTTCCTGGCATGGACGGACTGGAAGTATGCAAAGAAATCCGCGAAAAATACGATATTCCAATCATCATTAGCTCGGCCAGATCAGATGTCAGCGACAAGGTCGTGGGCCTGCAAATCGGAGCAGATGATTATCTGCCTAAACCTTACGATCCAAAGGAAATGCACGCGCGCATTATGAGCCTAATTCGCCGCTATAAAAAAACAATCGAAAAAGAAGAAACCGTCGCTGATAGCGTATTTCGCATAGATGAAAAACGCCATGAAATTTACTTTGGCGAAGAGGCACTCGTGCTAACTCCGGCTGAATATGAAATTTTAGAATATCTCATCAAACAACACAGCTTTTCAGTTTCTCGCGAGCAGCTAGTATATCACTGCAAGAGCCTAAAAGACAAAGACTCAAAGAGCCTTGATGTCATCATCGGTCGCCTTCGCACCAAAATCGGAGACAACTCAAAATCACCAAAACATATTTTTTCAGTTCGCGGAATCGGATATAAGCTCATCGGATGA
- the dnaJ gene encoding molecular chaperone DnaJ: MEEDYYDILGVARDADAETIKKAFRKLALQHHPDRNQGNKESEEQFKKINEAYQVLGDEEKRKMYDRYGKEGLSGGFGGGGSAGDAFGFGSMFSDFFEQAFGGGGSRAKRSVDPYGIDTELAVTLEFKEALRGVHKDVKYKIKKPCPTCDATGSKDKKKHTCQTCGGSGRIMARRGYMSFIQTCSACGGSGESIKEKCKDCGGKAYIEEEISVKFDIPAGIDDGQRIRLGGKGNVSKTGEVGDVYVLVRVRADSHFERDGDDLYIEVPVFFTQAILGESIEVPTLDGKTELKLKVGSKDKDRFVIHGEGAPNIRTKQKGDLIVQISVQTPKKLNDKQTELLRELQASFGENDEGILSKIKNFFK; encoded by the coding sequence ATGGAAGAAGATTATTATGATATTTTAGGCGTGGCGCGCGACGCGGACGCTGAAACGATAAAAAAGGCATTTCGCAAACTAGCCTTACAGCACCACCCAGACCGCAACCAAGGCAACAAAGAGAGCGAAGAGCAGTTTAAAAAAATAAACGAAGCTTACCAAGTCCTAGGCGATGAAGAAAAACGCAAAATGTATGATAGATACGGCAAAGAGGGCTTATCTGGCGGATTTGGCGGTGGCGGTAGCGCAGGAGATGCCTTTGGGTTTGGTTCGATGTTTAGCGACTTTTTCGAGCAAGCCTTTGGCGGAGGCGGTAGCAGAGCCAAACGAAGCGTCGATCCGTATGGCATAGATACAGAATTAGCCGTTACTTTGGAATTTAAAGAAGCTCTACGCGGCGTGCATAAAGATGTAAAATACAAAATCAAAAAACCATGCCCTACTTGCGACGCAACCGGCTCAAAAGACAAGAAAAAACACACCTGCCAAACTTGTGGTGGTTCTGGGCGAATCATGGCAAGGCGCGGATATATGAGCTTTATTCAGACTTGTAGCGCGTGCGGTGGAAGTGGCGAGAGCATAAAAGAAAAATGCAAAGATTGCGGTGGCAAGGCATATATCGAGGAGGAAATCAGCGTCAAATTTGACATACCAGCTGGCATTGATGATGGGCAAAGAATCCGCCTAGGGGGCAAAGGAAATGTCTCTAAAACAGGCGAGGTCGGCGATGTGTATGTGCTAGTAAGGGTGCGCGCAGATAGCCATTTCGAGCGCGATGGCGATGATTTGTATATCGAAGTGCCTGTGTTTTTCACCCAAGCGATTTTGGGCGAGAGTATCGAAGTACCGACGCTTGATGGCAAAACCGAGTTAAAATTAAAAGTCGGAAGCAAGGATAAGGATAGATTTGTAATCCATGGCGAGGGTGCGCCAAATATCAGAACGAAGCAAAAAGGCGATTTGATTGTGCAAATCAGCGTCCAAACTCCAAAGAAACTAAACGACAAACAAACCGAGCTTTTGCGCGAATTGCAAGCTAGCTTTGGCGAAAATGACGAGGGAATTTTAAGCAAAATCAAAAATTTCTTTAAATAA
- a CDS encoding FeoA family protein translates to MQRLNEVKIGASVKVVKIHGDGALRRRIMDMGITKGIEIKLKKAAPLGDPLELGVRGYELSLRKADASLIEVENL, encoded by the coding sequence ATGCAAAGGCTAAATGAGGTAAAAATCGGCGCAAGTGTCAAGGTGGTCAAAATCCACGGAGACGGCGCACTTAGGCGCCGTATTATGGATATGGGGATTACAAAAGGCATTGAAATAAAGCTAAAAAAAGCCGCCCCCTTAGGCGATCCTTTGGAGCTAGGCGTGAGAGGATACGAGCTCTCGCTACGCAAGGCTGACGCGTCATTGATAGAGGTCGAAAATTTATAA
- the feoB gene encoding ferrous iron transporter B: protein MIKIALVGNPNCGKTTFFNALTGANAFVGNWPGVTVEKKEGCLIGKENIIITDLPGIYSLSPYTPEEIVARNYLLHENPDVILNIIDGTNLERNLYLSTQLLELEIPMVIAVNMTDILRKRGDKIDLKLLSKTLGAPCVEISALKNIGTNLCVELAIEASKNPAPHPKHDFCGAAEHALAHIEDAVLKGEKGDRWYAVKIFERDESVLKELKIEKAKFGLIEEKIKSCETELDDDSVGIIANERYNYIARVKEACFAKNTDFVANASENIDKVLTHRIFALPIFAVIMFIVYYTSVTGVGGLMTDTVNDGIFGDGFFVGSGEKYEQALGTHLQSKICTSEFVGALDLINPEFSAVSENLKTACNESDFGAFSENFDALSGEISQISNENLKEQISLASANLEAQILPNPSEYGLYLRGLPVVMDEFLERINCAQWLKSLIIDGVISGVGAVLGFVPQMAVLFIFLAFLEACGYMTRVAFVLDRAFRKFGLSGKSFIPMLIGTGCGVPGVLATRTIESEKDRKMGIMTTTFMPCSAKMPMIALISAALFGGVWWVAPSAYFLGICAIVISGLILKKTPMFAGKPAPFVLELPPYHMPTLKNIYRSVKERVSSFIKNAGTIIFISSVLIWCGSRFGFAEGGFVFDIELDLNDSFIGKIGAFVAPLFAPLGFGDAKSAIATLMGLVAKEEVVAVFGILDFSGLDTLSGYAFLAFNLLCAPCIAAMATIAKEMRSVRWTAFALVYQTLFSYAVALMIYQFGRFFSGAQGVGVGLFVACACAALMILMLAKPYKEKI from the coding sequence ATGATAAAAATCGCACTTGTAGGAAATCCAAATTGTGGCAAAACGACATTTTTTAACGCCCTAACTGGCGCAAATGCCTTTGTCGGCAACTGGCCGGGCGTAACGGTCGAGAAAAAAGAGGGCTGTTTAATCGGTAAAGAAAATATCATAATCACCGATTTGCCGGGCATTTACTCGCTCTCGCCATACACGCCAGAAGAGATTGTGGCGCGCAACTACCTTTTGCACGAAAATCCAGATGTGATTTTAAATATCATCGACGGCACGAATTTAGAGCGAAATTTATACCTTAGCACGCAACTTTTGGAGCTTGAAATTCCAATGGTAATCGCTGTGAATATGACCGATATTTTGCGCAAAAGAGGCGATAAAATCGATTTAAAACTTCTTAGCAAAACCCTTGGCGCGCCGTGTGTGGAGATTTCTGCGCTTAAAAATATCGGCACGAATTTATGCGTGGAGCTAGCAATCGAGGCTAGCAAAAACCCTGCCCCGCACCCAAAACACGATTTTTGTGGCGCAGCCGAACACGCGCTAGCACATATCGAAGACGCTGTTTTAAAGGGCGAAAAGGGCGATAGGTGGTATGCGGTTAAAATTTTCGAGCGCGATGAGAGCGTGCTAAAAGAGCTAAAAATCGAAAAAGCCAAATTTGGCCTAATCGAGGAAAAAATCAAATCCTGTGAAACCGAGCTCGATGACGATAGCGTGGGGATTATCGCAAATGAACGATACAACTATATCGCGCGCGTAAAAGAGGCGTGTTTTGCCAAAAACACCGATTTCGTAGCAAATGCTAGCGAAAATATCGACAAGGTTTTGACGCATAGAATTTTCGCTTTGCCGATTTTTGCGGTGATTATGTTTATCGTGTATTATACTTCGGTTACAGGCGTGGGCGGGCTGATGACGGACACCGTAAATGACGGGATTTTTGGCGACGGATTTTTCGTGGGAAGTGGCGAAAAATACGAGCAAGCTCTTGGCACACATTTGCAAAGCAAAATTTGCACGAGCGAATTTGTGGGCGCGCTAGATTTGATAAATCCTGAATTTAGCGCAGTCTCAGAAAATCTCAAAACCGCTTGCAATGAAAGCGATTTTGGCGCATTTAGCGAAAATTTTGACGCACTAAGCGGTGAAATTTCGCAAATTTCAAACGAAAATTTAAAAGAGCAAATTTCACTAGCTAGTGCGAATTTAGAGGCCCAAATTTTACCAAATCCTAGCGAGTATGGGCTGTATTTGCGTGGGCTTCCTGTGGTAATGGACGAGTTTTTGGAGCGCATAAACTGCGCACAGTGGCTAAAAAGCCTCATTATAGACGGCGTTATTAGTGGCGTTGGAGCAGTGCTTGGCTTCGTGCCACAAATGGCGGTGCTTTTTATCTTTTTAGCGTTTTTGGAGGCGTGCGGATATATGACGCGCGTGGCTTTTGTGCTGGATCGCGCATTTCGCAAATTTGGGCTTAGTGGCAAGTCCTTTATCCCTATGCTAATCGGCACGGGCTGTGGCGTGCCCGGCGTGCTAGCCACGCGCACAATCGAGAGCGAAAAAGACCGCAAAATGGGCATTATGACGACGACATTTATGCCGTGTTCGGCGAAAATGCCGATGATTGCGCTCATTTCCGCTGCGCTTTTTGGCGGAGTGTGGTGGGTGGCACCTAGTGCGTATTTTCTAGGGATTTGCGCGATTGTGATTTCAGGGCTAATACTGAAAAAAACGCCGATGTTTGCGGGCAAACCTGCACCTTTTGTCTTGGAGCTGCCGCCATATCACATGCCAACCCTCAAAAATATTTACCGAAGCGTCAAAGAGCGCGTTAGCTCGTTTATCAAAAACGCTGGAACGATAATTTTCATCTCATCGGTGCTGATTTGGTGCGGATCGAGATTTGGCTTTGCCGAGGGGGGCTTTGTCTTTGATATAGAGCTTGATTTAAATGATAGCTTTATCGGCAAAATCGGCGCGTTTGTGGCGCCACTATTTGCGCCACTTGGCTTTGGCGACGCGAAGTCTGCAATCGCTACGCTTATGGGCTTAGTAGCCAAAGAAGAGGTCGTGGCGGTCTTTGGGATACTCGATTTTTCGGGGCTTGACACGCTTAGCGGATATGCGTTTTTGGCTTTTAACCTGCTTTGTGCGCCTTGCATAGCGGCAATGGCGACAATCGCAAAAGAGATGAGAAGTGTGCGCTGGACGGCGTTTGCGCTTGTGTATCAGACGCTGTTTTCTTACGCGGTCGCGCTTATGATTTATCAATTTGGCAGATTTTTTAGTGGTGCGCAAGGCGTGGGAGTAGGGCTTTTCGTGGCGTGCGCGTGCGCTGCGCTGATGATTTTAATGCTAGCAAAACCTTATAAAGAGAAAATTTGA
- a CDS encoding FeoB-associated Cys-rich membrane protein yields the protein MEILINNIGTIAVLVVLGGLLFLAARSFAKNKNSCNKCEGCGCNNPQECKKDE from the coding sequence ATGGAAATTTTAATCAACAATATCGGAACAATCGCGGTTTTAGTGGTGCTTGGCGGGCTTTTGTTTTTGGCGGCAAGAAGCTTTGCGAAAAACAAAAATTCCTGCAACAAATGCGAGGGCTGCGGCTGTAACAATCCGCAAGAGTGCAAAAAAGACGAGTGA
- a CDS encoding M48 family metallopeptidase: MAEQTISLNLGEICVLASFKRVKYARIRISPDCAVRASVPWFWSVERAREFIASHEIWIKKTLEKYENLALKENESEILGQIYELKFGEKFADLWNTAPKFSAQNFSGGDTAPKFCESGASDSALKFDANFASDTAPSATPNTNATNATNATPNEILAQNLAKFNGKIAILESKIYCANEIEFAKFKKFLALNLYKDLIKLYLPFVQKSVNRLVVRDMKTRWGSCNSAKGYINLSLKLVEKDLRFIHYVVLHELTHLIYAHHRREFYDFIAGIMPDFKERINLVKNR; the protein is encoded by the coding sequence ATGGCAGAGCAAACGATTAGTCTAAATTTGGGCGAAATTTGCGTTTTGGCTAGTTTCAAGCGCGTAAAATACGCTAGGATTCGCATTAGCCCTGATTGCGCCGTGCGTGCTAGCGTGCCGTGGTTTTGGAGCGTGGAGAGAGCCAGAGAGTTTATCGCCTCGCATGAAATTTGGATTAAAAAAACCTTAGAAAAATACGAAAATTTGGCGCTAAAAGAAAACGAGAGTGAAATTTTAGGGCAAATTTATGAGCTGAAATTTGGCGAGAAATTCGCGGATTTGTGGAATACTGCGCCGAAATTTAGTGCGCAAAATTTTAGCGGTGGCGATACTGCGCCGAAATTTTGCGAGAGTGGCGCGAGTGATAGTGCGCTAAAATTTGACGCAAATTTCGCGAGTGATACTGCGCCTAGCGCCACGCCAAACACGAACGCCACGAACGCCACGAACGCCACGCCAAACGAAATTTTGGCGCAAAATTTGGCGAAATTTAACGGCAAAATCGCCATTTTGGAGAGTAAAATTTACTGCGCAAACGAGATAGAATTTGCGAAATTTAAGAAATTTTTAGCGTTAAATTTATACAAAGATTTGATTAAACTCTACTTGCCGTTCGTGCAAAAGAGCGTCAATCGCCTAGTCGTGCGCGATATGAAGACGCGCTGGGGCAGTTGCAACAGCGCGAAGGGCTACATAAATTTGTCGTTAAAATTGGTCGAAAAAGATTTGCGCTTTATCCATTATGTCGTGCTTCACGAGCTAACTCACCTCATCTACGCCCACCACAGGCGCGAATTTTACGACTTCATAGCTGGGATTATGCCTGATTTCAAAGAGCGAATTAATCTGGTGAAAAATAGATAA